One Sphingomonas endolithica DNA segment encodes these proteins:
- a CDS encoding glutathione S-transferase family protein: MSLTFYTNPMSRGRIARWMLEETGAPYETVVLDYASTMKGDEYRQINPMAKVPAIVHDGKVVTEGAAICAYLADAFPEAGLAPPTTERADYYRWLFFAAGPAEQAITNKSFGVAPDERQQRMAGYGNFDLMVDVLERAVSQHDYIAGDSFTAADVYAGSQVAWGKQFGSLPQRDAFDTYLARILARPAYKRAAQIDDALIAAAQAAA; encoded by the coding sequence ATGAGCCTGACATTCTACACCAACCCGATGTCGCGCGGCCGCATCGCGCGCTGGATGCTCGAGGAGACGGGCGCGCCGTACGAAACGGTCGTGCTCGATTACGCCTCGACGATGAAGGGCGACGAGTATCGGCAGATCAACCCGATGGCGAAGGTCCCGGCGATCGTCCATGACGGCAAGGTGGTCACCGAAGGTGCGGCAATCTGCGCCTATCTCGCCGATGCCTTCCCCGAGGCAGGCCTCGCTCCGCCGACGACTGAGCGCGCCGATTACTATCGCTGGCTGTTCTTCGCCGCCGGCCCGGCCGAACAGGCGATCACCAACAAGTCGTTCGGCGTCGCGCCCGACGAACGCCAGCAGCGCATGGCCGGCTACGGCAATTTCGACCTGATGGTCGACGTGCTCGAAAGGGCCGTGTCACAGCACGACTATATCGCCGGCGACAGCTTCACCGCCGCCGACGTCTATGCCGGCTCGCAAGTCGCCTGGGGCAAGCAATTCGGCAGCCTGCCACAACGCGACGCCTTCGACACCTATCTCGCCCGCATCCTCGCCCGCCCCGCCTACAAGCGCGCCGCCCAGATAGACGACGCCTTGATCGCCGCGGCCCAGGCGGCGGCGTAG
- a CDS encoding dienelactone hydrolase family protein translates to MCDEHTAEDNAQHLSRRQFGAAAGAVGMAMLLPSPANAMAVTGRDVSIKTADGTADCWFVAPTSGKHPAVLVWPDIMGLRPAFQQMGRRLAESGYAVLVVNQFYRSTKAPFLKAGESFDQPEVRGRIMPWREPLTTAATQRDAQAFTDFLDAQRQVDRSKGMASTGYCMGGPMTMITAALRPDRVRAGASFHGGGLVTDKPDSPHLMVPKMKAGYLFAIAENDDARSPTDKDALRTAFAAAKLPAEIEVYQGTMHGWCPPDSKVYNAAQADRAWARMLALFERTLA, encoded by the coding sequence ATGTGCGACGAACATACCGCCGAGGACAACGCCCAGCACCTCTCCCGCCGTCAGTTCGGCGCCGCCGCCGGCGCGGTCGGCATGGCCATGCTGCTGCCCAGCCCAGCTAACGCGATGGCCGTCACCGGCCGCGACGTCTCGATCAAGACCGCCGACGGCACCGCCGATTGCTGGTTCGTTGCCCCCACCAGCGGCAAGCATCCCGCGGTGTTGGTCTGGCCCGACATCATGGGTCTGCGGCCCGCATTCCAGCAGATGGGCCGCCGCCTGGCCGAATCCGGCTATGCCGTGCTGGTCGTCAATCAATTCTACCGCTCGACCAAGGCGCCGTTCCTGAAGGCGGGCGAATCTTTCGACCAGCCCGAGGTGCGCGGGCGTATCATGCCGTGGCGCGAACCGCTCACCACCGCGGCGACCCAGCGCGACGCGCAGGCGTTCACCGACTTCCTCGATGCGCAGCGCCAGGTTGATCGCAGCAAGGGCATGGCCTCCACCGGCTATTGCATGGGCGGGCCGATGACGATGATCACCGCCGCGCTCCGCCCCGATCGCGTGCGCGCCGGTGCCTCGTTCCACGGTGGCGGCCTCGTCACCGACAAGCCGGACAGCCCGCATCTGATGGTGCCGAAGATGAAGGCCGGCTATCTGTTCGCCATCGCCGAGAATGACGATGCGCGCAGCCCGACCGACAAGGATGCGCTGCGCACCGCCTTCGCCGCGGCCAAGCTGCCGGCCGAGATCGAGGTCTATCAGGGCACGATGCACGGCTGGTGCCCGCCCGACAGCAAGGTCTACAACGCGGCGCAGGCCGACCGCGCCTGGGCCCGGATGCTGGCGTTGTTTGAACGGACGTTGGCGTAA
- a CDS encoding MBL fold metallo-hydrolase — translation MSPPQPPSPTHHKGLTYPFGTAEPAPGTITQVVPGIRWARLHIPGPLKHVNCWLIDDRDGRGDGVALVDTGMNTPEARAAWKAIFAGPLAGVRVTKMIGTHMHPDHIGLAGWMCDHHAAPLIMARGEWLTAQMLIADARETIPPEVTAFRIAAGWNEEQIAHAAARGWAGFRRIVAPLPLGYTRIKHGDTLDLGGTAWRIVVGSGHSPEHACLLNERDGVLIAGDQVLPRISPNVSLGVTEPTADPLGEWFASIARLKMLPADLLVLPGHGDPFTGLHTRLDAMDREHRERLNELQAFLGDGKRAVDVFGRLFRRAIGPDMLGMATGEALAHLRRLEIEGRAAKDVREGVWWYRAI, via the coding sequence ATGTCACCACCCCAGCCCCCATCCCCAACCCACCACAAGGGCCTGACCTATCCCTTCGGCACCGCCGAGCCCGCCCCCGGCACCATCACGCAAGTCGTCCCCGGAATCCGCTGGGCCCGCCTGCACATTCCCGGCCCGCTCAAACACGTCAATTGCTGGCTGATCGACGACCGCGACGGCCGCGGCGATGGTGTCGCCCTGGTCGATACCGGCATGAACACGCCCGAAGCGCGCGCCGCCTGGAAGGCCATCTTCGCCGGCCCGCTCGCCGGCGTGCGTGTGACCAAGATGATCGGCACGCACATGCACCCCGATCATATCGGCCTCGCCGGCTGGATGTGCGACCATCACGCCGCGCCCTTGATCATGGCGCGCGGCGAATGGCTCACCGCGCAGATGCTCATCGCCGATGCACGCGAAACGATCCCGCCGGAGGTCACCGCCTTCCGCATCGCCGCCGGCTGGAACGAGGAGCAGATCGCGCATGCCGCCGCGCGCGGCTGGGCCGGCTTCCGCCGCATCGTCGCGCCGCTGCCGCTTGGCTACACGCGGATCAAGCATGGCGACACGCTGGATCTCGGCGGCACGGCATGGCGGATCGTCGTCGGCTCCGGCCATAGTCCCGAACATGCCTGCCTGCTCAACGAACGCGACGGCGTGCTGATCGCCGGCGATCAGGTCCTGCCGCGGATCAGCCCCAACGTCTCGCTCGGCGTCACCGAACCGACCGCCGATCCGCTGGGCGAATGGTTCGCCTCGATCGCCAGGCTGAAGATGCTTCCCGCCGACCTGCTCGTCCTGCCGGGGCACGGCGACCCGTTCACCGGCCTGCACACGCGCCTCGACGCGATGGACCGCGAACATCGCGAGCGCCTGAACGAACTCCAAGCCTTCCTCGGCGACGGCAAGCGCGCCGTCGACGTGTTCGGCCGCCTGTTCCGCCGTGCGATCGGTCCCGACATGCTCGGCATGGCAACGGGCGAAGCACTGGCACATCTCCGCCGGCTGGAGATCGAGGGCAGGGCGGCCAAAGACGTCCGCGAGGGCGTCTGGTGGTACCGCGCGATCTAG
- a CDS encoding GIY-YIG nuclease family protein: MEKNGFVYILASARNGTIYIGVTSDLPKRVWEHRTQAVPGFTRQHRCHTLVWYEAHDSLEEARKRELQMKEWRRAWKIREIEGLNPEWADLYDTIL, from the coding sequence GTGGAGAAGAACGGCTTCGTCTACATCCTGGCAAGTGCCCGCAACGGCACGATCTATATCGGGGTGACCAGCGACCTGCCGAAGCGCGTCTGGGAACACCGCACCCAGGCCGTCCCGGGCTTCACCCGCCAGCACCGTTGCCACACGCTCGTCTGGTACGAAGCGCACGACTCGCTCGAAGAAGCCCGCAAGCGCGAACTCCAGATGAAGGAGTGGCGCCGCGCCTGGAAGATCCGCGAGATCGAGGGGCTCAACCCCGAATGGGCGGATCTGTACGACACGATCTTGTAG
- a CDS encoding DUF1013 domain-containing protein, giving the protein MAQPLMPHATAAWLVDNTALSFEQIAEFCGLHILEIQAIADDTAATKLTGRDPIRAHELTQEEIDKGQADPDYSLKIIKGPEQVRRTKGPRYTPVSKRSDKPDGIAWIIRNHPEITDGAIGNLIGTTRTTIAAIRDRSHWNIANITPKDPVTLGLTTQRELDAAVAKAGKAAGLEPVVDTKLDGDREALITELRAQRAQAALDAEAAEAGEGEAAPIERTAENLFKS; this is encoded by the coding sequence GTGGCCCAGCCGCTCATGCCCCATGCCACCGCCGCCTGGTTGGTCGACAACACCGCGCTCTCGTTCGAGCAGATCGCCGAGTTCTGCGGCCTGCACATCCTGGAGATCCAGGCCATTGCCGACGATACCGCCGCGACCAAGCTCACCGGCCGTGATCCGATCCGCGCGCACGAGCTGACGCAGGAGGAGATCGACAAGGGCCAGGCCGATCCCGATTACAGCCTGAAGATCATCAAGGGGCCCGAACAGGTCCGCCGCACCAAGGGCCCGCGCTACACGCCGGTGTCCAAGCGTTCGGACAAGCCCGACGGCATCGCCTGGATCATCCGCAACCATCCCGAGATCACCGACGGCGCGATCGGCAACCTTATCGGCACCACGCGCACGACGATCGCCGCGATCCGCGACCGCAGCCACTGGAACATCGCCAACATCACGCCGAAGGACCCGGTAACCTTGGGCCTCACCACCCAGCGCGAGCTCGACGCCGCCGTCGCCAAGGCGGGCAAGGCCGCGGGCCTCGAGCCGGTGGTCGACACCAAGCTCGACGGCGACCGCGAAGCCCTGATCACCGAACTGCGCGCCCAGCGTGCGCAAGCGGCACTGGATGCCGAAGCGGCAGAAGCCGGTGAAGGCGAAGCGGCCCCGATCGAGCGCACCGCGGAGAATTTGTTCAAGAGCTGA
- a CDS encoding glycosyltransferase family 4 protein, whose protein sequence is MRIAIVTDAWSPQVNGVVRTLQAVSAELRRQGHEVLIISPDLFRSVPCPTYPEIRLAFARTAAVGRMLQAFGPQAVHLATEGPVCIAARRWCLARAFPFTTAYHTQFPDYVAARTGVNPEWIWRYIRWFHAPAQAILASTPSIAATLERHGLHRVRHWGRGVDLAIFSPAVPRHPRLAGLPGPVQLYVGRVAVEKNIEAFLGSSHPGTKVIVGEGPARAALETQYPQAIFLGPLFGADLAGAYAAADVFVFPSRTDTFGLVMIEALACGTPVAAYPVTGPIDVLTEQVGAMHDVLDHAIAAALTRDRQACAAYAAGFTWEASAHQFVSALVPFDAAMLAA, encoded by the coding sequence TTGCGCATCGCCATCGTCACCGATGCCTGGAGCCCGCAGGTCAACGGCGTGGTGCGCACCCTGCAGGCGGTCAGCGCCGAGTTGCGGCGGCAGGGTCACGAGGTGCTGATCATCTCGCCCGATCTGTTCCGCTCCGTGCCGTGCCCGACCTACCCCGAGATCCGGCTGGCCTTTGCGCGCACCGCGGCGGTCGGGCGGATGCTGCAGGCGTTCGGGCCGCAGGCGGTGCATCTGGCGACCGAGGGCCCGGTGTGCATCGCCGCGCGCCGCTGGTGCCTGGCGCGCGCCTTTCCGTTCACCACCGCCTATCACACGCAATTCCCCGATTATGTCGCCGCGCGCACCGGCGTGAACCCGGAATGGATCTGGCGCTACATCCGCTGGTTCCACGCCCCCGCGCAAGCGATCCTCGCCTCCACCCCATCGATCGCGGCGACGCTCGAGCGGCACGGCCTGCACCGGGTGCGCCATTGGGGCAGGGGCGTCGACCTGGCGATCTTTTCGCCCGCGGTACCGCGCCATCCACGGCTTGCCGGCCTGCCTGGCCCAGTCCAGCTCTATGTCGGGCGTGTCGCGGTGGAGAAGAATATCGAGGCGTTCCTGGGATCCTCGCACCCCGGCACCAAGGTGATCGTCGGCGAAGGTCCGGCGCGCGCCGCGCTGGAGACGCAATATCCGCAGGCGATCTTCCTCGGGCCATTGTTCGGCGCCGATCTCGCTGGCGCCTATGCCGCTGCCGACGTGTTCGTCTTCCCCAGCCGCACCGATACGTTCGGGCTGGTGATGATCGAGGCGCTGGCCTGTGGCACGCCGGTCGCGGCCTACCCAGTCACCGGCCCGATCGACGTGCTGACCGAGCAGGTCGGCGCGATGCACGACGTCCTCGACCACGCCATCGCCGCCGCGCTGACCCGCGATCGCCAGGCCTGCGCCGCCTACGCCGCCGGCTTCACCTGGGAGGCCAGCGCCCACCAGTTCGTCAGCGCGCTGGTCCCGTTCGATGCGGCGATGCTGGCGGCCTGA
- a CDS encoding UDP-2,3-diacylglucosamine diphosphatase: MDVVTSLSGSNLIDFSDFASSQPVIPERNIAGRQQFRTIWISDVHLGTRGCNAEMLIDFLDHVDSETLYLVGDIIDGWRLKKKFYWPAAHNDVVWRLLKRAKRGTRVVYIPGNHDEVFRQFCGLDFGGVEIRRQALHDTADGRRLLVLHGDEFDAITLAHRWLAHVGDAAYNLLMALNRGLNAYRRFFDMPYWSLSKHAKAKVKKSVEFISNYEEVVAQAAGHRGADGVVCGHIHTAEFRDIAGVEYFNDGDWVESCTALVEHADGRMELLHWADEIAARPAVDQPAAMMAA; this comes from the coding sequence ATGGACGTCGTCACCTCGCTAAGCGGCAGCAACCTGATCGACTTCAGCGATTTCGCATCATCGCAGCCGGTGATTCCGGAGCGTAACATCGCCGGGCGGCAACAGTTCCGCACGATCTGGATTTCGGACGTGCATCTTGGCACACGCGGCTGCAATGCCGAGATGCTGATCGACTTTCTCGACCATGTCGACAGCGAGACACTGTATCTGGTCGGCGACATCATCGACGGCTGGCGGCTGAAGAAGAAATTCTACTGGCCCGCCGCGCACAACGACGTCGTCTGGCGCCTGCTCAAGCGCGCCAAGCGCGGCACCCGGGTCGTCTATATCCCGGGCAATCACGACGAAGTGTTCCGCCAGTTCTGCGGGCTCGATTTCGGCGGCGTCGAGATCCGCCGCCAGGCGCTGCACGATACCGCCGACGGCCGCCGCCTGCTCGTGCTGCACGGCGACGAATTCGATGCCATCACGCTGGCGCACCGCTGGCTGGCGCATGTCGGCGATGCGGCGTACAATCTGCTGATGGCGCTCAACCGTGGCCTCAATGCGTATCGCCGCTTCTTCGACATGCCCTATTGGTCGCTGTCCAAGCACGCCAAGGCCAAGGTCAAGAAGTCGGTCGAGTTCATCTCCAATTACGAGGAAGTCGTGGCGCAGGCCGCCGGGCATCGCGGCGCCGATGGCGTCGTCTGCGGCCATATCCACACCGCCGAATTCCGCGACATTGCCGGCGTCGAATATTTCAACGACGGCGATTGGGTGGAAAGCTGCACCGCCTTGGTCGAACATGCCGATGGCCGCATGGAATTGCTGCACTGGGCCGACGAGATCGCCGCGCGTCCCGCCGTCGATCAGCCCGCGGCGATGATGGCGGCCTGA
- a CDS encoding NAD(P)H-quinone oxidoreductase — MSEIPTVMRAIDPDAPGGADVLQVVERPVPVPRADEVLIRVAAAGVNRPDVLQRKGGYAPPPGAPSIPGLEVSGEIVAVGDDVPREMIGQPVCALLAGGGYADYVAVAYGQCLPVPETLSMVEAAAIPETLFTVWTNLFERGYAGEGDTVLVHGGTSGIGTMAIALANLFGLTIIVTAGSADKCTAAVALGADHAINYNDEDFVARVKTITEGRGVQVVLDMVGGDYLPRNLQCLAEDGRHVSIAVQGGMTATIPIFDIMRRRLTLTGSTLRPRDTAFKSLVADELARTVWPHVEAGRLHPVIDRTFPLDQAAQAHERMEAGSHVGKIVLVMEE, encoded by the coding sequence ATGAGCGAGATACCAACCGTGATGCGGGCGATCGACCCGGACGCGCCCGGCGGCGCGGACGTGCTGCAAGTGGTCGAGCGGCCGGTGCCCGTGCCGCGTGCCGACGAGGTGCTGATCCGCGTCGCCGCGGCTGGCGTCAACCGCCCGGACGTGCTGCAGCGCAAGGGCGGCTACGCCCCGCCGCCCGGCGCGCCCTCCATTCCCGGTCTCGAAGTCTCGGGCGAGATCGTCGCGGTCGGTGACGATGTGCCGCGCGAGATGATCGGCCAGCCGGTCTGCGCGCTGCTCGCCGGCGGCGGCTATGCCGATTATGTCGCGGTGGCGTACGGCCAGTGCCTGCCGGTGCCCGAGACGCTCAGCATGGTCGAGGCAGCGGCGATCCCCGAGACGTTGTTCACCGTGTGGACCAACCTGTTCGAGCGCGGCTATGCCGGCGAGGGCGACACGGTGTTGGTCCATGGCGGCACCAGCGGCATCGGCACCATGGCGATCGCGCTCGCCAATCTGTTCGGCCTGACGATCATCGTCACCGCCGGCAGCGCCGACAAATGCACCGCCGCGGTCGCGCTCGGCGCCGACCACGCGATCAACTATAACGACGAGGATTTCGTCGCGCGGGTGAAGACGATCACCGAGGGTAGGGGCGTGCAGGTCGTGCTCGACATGGTCGGCGGCGATTACCTGCCGCGCAACCTGCAATGCCTGGCGGAGGATGGCCGCCACGTCTCGATCGCGGTGCAGGGCGGCATGACCGCGACGATCCCGATCTTCGACATCATGCGCCGCCGCCTGACGCTCACCGGCTCCACGCTCCGCCCGCGCGACACCGCGTTCAAGAGCCTGGTCGCCGACGAACTCGCTCGCACCGTCTGGCCGCACGTCGAGGCCGGCCGCCTCCACCCGGTCATCGACCGCACCTTCCCGCTGGACCAGGCAGCCCAAGCGCACGAGCGCATGGAAGCCGGCAGCCATGTCGGCAAGATCGTGCTGGTAATGGAGGAGTGA
- a CDS encoding DUF1192 domain-containing protein, whose product MDLDEIFAGKPGDPLTALMRQDLDALSVDELDARIAALEAEIERTRGKRARAVDHRASADELFRR is encoded by the coding sequence ATGGACCTGGACGAGATTTTCGCCGGAAAACCGGGCGACCCGCTGACCGCGCTGATGCGGCAGGATCTCGACGCCTTGTCGGTAGACGAACTCGACGCGCGGATCGCTGCGCTGGAGGCGGAGATCGAGCGGACGCGCGGCAAACGGGCACGCGCCGTCGATCACCGCGCCAGTGCCGACGAGTTATTCAGGCGATGA
- the clpA gene encoding ATP-dependent Clp protease ATP-binding subunit ClpA: MPSFASALETTLHKALEAASSRRHEYATLEHLLLALIDDEHASKVMLSCNVELDELKATVAHYLDTELEALKVDAATDPSPTSGFQRVVQRAILHVQSSGRDEVTGANVLVALFSERESYAVYFLQQQDMSRLDAVSFISHGVGKGGQPTEAATPKGAEEDKPAKPGEKGKSESALKQFCVDLNEKAKNGKVDPLIGRGPEVDRTVQILCRRSKNNPLYVGDPGVGKTAIAEGLARKIVEGDVPEVLLPAVIYSLDMGALLAGTRYRGDFEERLKAVVTELEKMPDAILFIDEIHTVIGAGATSGGAMDASNLLKPALSGGTIRCIGSTTYKEFRNHFEKDRALLRRFQKIDVNEPTIEDTIKILTGLRTAFEDHHKVKYTPDAIKAAVELSSRYINDRKLPDKAIDVIDEVGAMQMLVPLNKRKRTITTREIEQVIATMARIPPKSVSTDDTKALESLETDLKRVVFGQNAAIEKLASAIKLSRAGLRDPEKPIGNYLFTGPTGVGKTEVAKQLATIMGIPLQRFDMSEYMERHSVSRLIGAPPGYVGFDQGGLLTDAIDQQPHSVLLLDEIEKAHPDLFNILLQVMDNGRLTDQHGKTVDFRNVILIMTTNAGASDMARETLGFGQLTREGEDEQAVQKMFTPEFRNRLDAIVPFGYLPTEVVARVVEKFILQLELQLADRNVHINLDEESKAWLTTKGYDKLYGARPMGRLIQEKIKQPLAEELLFGKLVHGGEVTVKMKDGGLAFEITAAPPKKPRKKGKAEAVEVE; this comes from the coding sequence ATGCCATCTTTTGCCTCAGCGCTGGAAACCACTCTCCACAAGGCGCTAGAAGCCGCATCCTCGCGGCGCCATGAATATGCCACGCTGGAGCATCTGCTGCTCGCGTTGATCGACGACGAGCATGCATCGAAGGTGATGCTGTCGTGCAACGTCGAACTGGACGAGTTGAAGGCCACCGTCGCGCATTATCTCGATACCGAACTCGAAGCATTGAAGGTCGATGCGGCGACCGACCCCTCGCCCACCTCGGGTTTCCAACGCGTCGTGCAGCGCGCCATCCTGCATGTGCAATCCTCCGGCCGCGACGAAGTGACCGGCGCCAACGTGCTCGTCGCGTTGTTCAGCGAGCGCGAGAGCTATGCCGTGTATTTCCTGCAGCAGCAGGACATGAGCCGGCTGGATGCGGTGAGCTTCATCAGCCACGGCGTCGGCAAGGGCGGGCAACCGACCGAAGCCGCCACCCCCAAGGGTGCGGAAGAAGACAAGCCGGCCAAGCCCGGCGAGAAGGGCAAGAGCGAGTCCGCGCTCAAGCAATTCTGCGTCGATCTCAATGAGAAGGCCAAGAACGGCAAGGTCGACCCGCTGATCGGGCGTGGCCCCGAGGTCGATCGCACGGTGCAGATCCTGTGCCGTCGCTCGAAGAACAACCCGCTGTATGTCGGTGATCCGGGCGTCGGCAAGACGGCGATCGCCGAGGGTCTGGCGCGCAAGATCGTCGAAGGCGACGTGCCGGAAGTGCTGCTGCCGGCAGTGATCTACTCGCTTGATATGGGCGCGCTGCTCGCCGGTACGCGGTACCGCGGCGATTTCGAGGAGCGGTTGAAGGCAGTCGTGACCGAGCTCGAGAAGATGCCCGATGCGATCCTGTTCATCGACGAGATCCACACCGTGATCGGCGCTGGCGCGACCAGCGGCGGCGCGATGGATGCGTCGAACCTGTTGAAGCCAGCTTTGTCGGGCGGCACGATCCGCTGCATCGGATCGACGACGTACAAGGAATTCCGCAACCACTTCGAGAAGGACCGCGCATTGCTGCGGCGCTTCCAGAAGATCGACGTCAACGAGCCGACGATCGAGGACACGATCAAGATCCTGACCGGCCTGCGCACGGCGTTCGAGGACCATCACAAGGTCAAGTACACGCCCGACGCGATCAAGGCGGCGGTCGAGCTGTCGTCGCGCTACATCAACGACCGCAAGCTGCCGGACAAGGCGATCGACGTGATCGACGAGGTCGGGGCGATGCAGATGCTGGTGCCGCTCAACAAGCGCAAGCGCACGATCACGACGCGTGAGATCGAACAGGTCATCGCTACGATGGCGCGCATCCCGCCGAAGTCGGTCTCGACCGACGACACCAAGGCGCTGGAATCGCTCGAAACGGATCTCAAGCGTGTCGTGTTCGGGCAGAATGCGGCGATCGAAAAGCTCGCCTCGGCGATCAAGCTCAGCCGGGCCGGCCTGCGCGATCCGGAAAAGCCGATCGGCAACTATCTGTTCACCGGGCCGACCGGAGTCGGCAAGACCGAAGTCGCCAAGCAGCTTGCCACGATCATGGGCATCCCGCTGCAGCGCTTCGACATGTCTGAATATATGGAGCGTCATTCGGTATCGCGTCTGATCGGTGCGCCCCCGGGCTATGTCGGGTTCGATCAGGGCGGCCTGCTCACCGACGCGATCGACCAGCAGCCGCATTCGGTGCTGTTGCTCGACGAGATCGAGAAGGCGCATCCCGATCTGTTCAACATCCTGTTGCAGGTGATGGATAACGGGCGCCTGACCGACCAGCACGGCAAGACGGTCGATTTCCGCAACGTCATCCTGATCATGACGACCAATGCGGGTGCCAGCGACATGGCACGCGAGACGTTGGGCTTCGGTCAGCTCACCCGCGAGGGCGAGGACGAGCAGGCGGTGCAGAAGATGTTCACGCCGGAATTCCGCAACCGGCTAGATGCGATCGTGCCGTTCGGGTATCTGCCGACGGAAGTGGTGGCCCGGGTGGTCGAGAAGTTCATCCTGCAGCTCGAACTGCAGCTGGCCGACCGCAACGTGCACATCAACCTGGACGAGGAATCCAAGGCGTGGCTGACCACCAAGGGCTATGACAAGCTGTACGGTGCGCGTCCGATGGGCCGCCTGATCCAGGAGAAGATCAAGCAGCCGCTGGCCGAGGAACTGCTGTTCGGCAAGCTGGTCCATGGCGGCGAGGTGACGGTGAAGATGAAGGACGGCGGGCTGGCGTTCGAGATCACCGCCGCTCCGCCCAAGAAGCCGCGCAAGAAGGGCAAGGCGGAGGCCGTCGAGGTGGAGTGA
- a CDS encoding sensor domain-containing diguanylate cyclase, protein MLSPRCLAFIGLFIAAITLMPGVAQAKAGTIGERLAVCVRRDAPGLSAGKMLAAPVGFDCRTPQRHFGPGDYWVVSRALDVELQDVRRTVRVCSVWQQRMTLYARFADGTTLRIPVDQHAATRNLQLGAIIQLYLPQHPAKLQRLLWHVQGSANVRGIILAPRVATAIEAASSNMVMAAIYAGFAGVCAALLLYNFALARALQHAFLRYYCLMMVGMLLYTLSSSGALAWLLPGIENNLRLRINYVVLAATGIAALFFLRHFFEEGVIPRALDRVILLACGVMLVPTLLVATVAPWQMQVLDRAYSLAFMALIMMSVPMIVCAWRKRSQFLSMFAIAWATPVILATARAAHGLGLLSYSFWLDNSTILSMALEALLSSLAIAYRILLITRERDAAREQEVVARMLADADPLTGLMNRRSFLRDAIGRVGDQQLLLVDLDNFKRVNDTIGHDGGDDVLRVVARCLRGAAPNALVARIGGEEFAIVSAAGGALDAKDVLAQLRTAHMPFDLTVTASVGACIGPLAREADWKAMYCAADRALFEAKAAGRDRVRQAIPSIFAVPVAA, encoded by the coding sequence ATGCTTTCGCCGCGCTGTCTTGCCTTTATCGGCCTCTTCATCGCGGCGATCACCTTGATGCCGGGTGTGGCGCAGGCCAAGGCGGGCACGATCGGCGAGCGTCTGGCGGTCTGCGTGCGGCGCGATGCGCCGGGGCTCAGCGCCGGCAAGATGCTGGCAGCGCCGGTCGGGTTCGACTGCCGCACGCCGCAGCGTCATTTCGGGCCGGGCGATTATTGGGTGGTGAGCCGGGCGCTCGACGTCGAGCTGCAGGATGTGCGCCGGACGGTACGCGTCTGCAGCGTGTGGCAGCAGCGCATGACGCTGTACGCGCGCTTTGCCGATGGGACGACGCTCAGGATCCCGGTCGATCAGCACGCCGCGACGCGCAACCTGCAACTGGGCGCGATCATCCAGCTTTACTTGCCGCAGCATCCGGCCAAGCTGCAGCGGTTGCTCTGGCATGTGCAGGGCTCGGCCAACGTGCGGGGGATCATCCTGGCGCCGCGCGTGGCGACGGCGATCGAGGCGGCATCGTCGAACATGGTGATGGCGGCGATCTATGCCGGTTTCGCCGGCGTTTGCGCGGCATTGCTGCTGTACAATTTCGCACTCGCACGGGCGCTGCAGCATGCCTTCCTCAGATATTATTGCCTGATGATGGTCGGCATGCTGCTCTATACCTTGTCGTCGTCGGGCGCGCTGGCCTGGCTGTTGCCGGGCATCGAGAACAATTTGCGGCTGCGGATCAACTATGTCGTACTGGCGGCAACGGGTATCGCCGCCTTGTTCTTCCTGCGCCACTTCTTCGAAGAGGGCGTGATCCCGCGCGCACTCGACCGGGTCATCCTCCTCGCCTGTGGCGTGATGCTGGTGCCGACTTTGCTGGTGGCGACAGTCGCGCCCTGGCAAATGCAGGTGCTCGATCGGGCCTATTCGCTGGCCTTCATGGCGCTGATCATGATGTCTGTACCGATGATCGTCTGTGCCTGGCGCAAACGCAGCCAATTCCTCAGCATGTTCGCGATCGCCTGGGCGACCCCGGTCATCCTGGCTACGGCCCGCGCCGCGCATGGGCTGGGTCTGCTGTCCTACAGTTTCTGGCTCGACAATTCGACGATCCTGTCGATGGCGCTGGAGGCGTTGCTGTCGTCACTCGCGATCGCCTACCGCATCCTGCTGATCACGCGCGAGCGCGATGCCGCGCGCGAACAGGAGGTGGTGGCGCGGATGCTGGCCGATGCTGATCCGCTGACGGGGCTGATGAACCGGCGCTCGTTCCTGCGCGATGCGATCGGGCGGGTCGGGGACCAGCAATTGCTGCTGGTCGATCTCGATAACTTCAAGCGAGTCAACGACACGATCGGCCATGACGGCGGCGACGATGTGCTGCGTGTCGTCGCCCGGTGCCTGCGCGGGGCCGCCCCGAACGCGCTGGTGGCGCGGATCGGTGGTGAGGAGTTCGCCATTGTCTCCGCAGCCGGCGGGGCGCTGGATGCGAAGGATGTGCTCGCGCAACTGCGCACCGCGCACATGCCGTTCGACCTGACCGTCACCGCCAGCGTCGGCGCCTGTATCGGCCCGCTGGCGCGCGAGGCCGATTGGAAGGCGATGTATTGCGCCGCGGACCGGGCATTGTTCGAGGCCAAGGCGGCGGGGCGCGACCGTGTCCGCCAGGCGATACCCTCGATCTTCGCCGTGCCGGTTGCGGCCTGA